The following are encoded in a window of Drosophila simulans strain w501 chromosome 3L, Prin_Dsim_3.1, whole genome shotgun sequence genomic DNA:
- the LOC6737151 gene encoding pneumococcal serine-rich repeat protein isoform X6: protein MLINLKVKTLDARIHEFSIDNELTIRQFKDQIAEKTNIAAENQRIIYQGRVLVDDKQVKEYDVDGKVLHVAERPPFSQRGANARNNDEPMRTFRNVARPQPPGMRNSPYFRAIDGMLVSTMAIPVNNGPVAGQARPPPNRYPNSSSFCINRITVALHMIDCADNIAAYLENPAIGLNNQSLDILQRGRWSMESTVVEVGVSSTDLPRNNNIIDMVQDAVTAALSHTGARNYTVVQLPTVYTNENGETSQQGTAEAGTSEGAASGAASNASGETTAATVIIEDVIETDDEVADGASDRSVTPTPEPEAEGAVGGQLVTAAETPTSSAGSANDAAAEGGNNSGPRRRTRPQVLAQVIHHYRAVQTRLAPFVDRYYEILQNDPTFEDSDTDGRENAQRIFDRVSEAFHYLSHAQHAISDLMLDLSQPGPRVLTCRPILVEQSGYIRSNNIFTPNFLAQPSGIINEPFRNRAPGSASAAGTQTATTAGTQTATTAGTQTATTAGTQTPTTAGTPTAVPPAQAANLQAATDASRSAAAMAEIASRAAGAAAEMAAGAASAAAGAANAAAAAARDLSSDPVEDPVDEPMVAPNAAGAATPAQEQQRLEMDPQLEMARIIQAMVNGQRPNDVHVEFNAPNVMSINLPVHVMTTVRQAPAAGSNETAEQSASDSSSPESAPASGNGESPNAASTSSGTRSGDQRANTLPTTATQTRSTSRPQIQIGGNNNWGGRIAPTHTAFDRFLPCNSHHIREPEQLLQNNSTSRSTSTAPAGGASVLPPTSAAVTRPVTTGRIQRGSNTIRPMWSSRRQRPASEQLSSLGPAAWAQAQTQTTHIPSAHVGAGSTNGAGVGAGRVRPVGGSTINRDRLATRTAHVGGGSTNGGLPSGRRGRLQAATSRLSRHLPTQLANFLINNMRNNAPTASVGSAVAAVGNTAASPSGEAAPIASTTPAAPPQTALPTSTLTPGGDSNNLRSQLRSFLNDSLFVGVPINEQTIPGAIGRALDWFGESLVYLPQYERPEYNSRDSVCNILRVSLRLIIELCNGAPAGVDSAQFEQSLKQICDQFRKRLYSVLFLCLGSANAELYWRQLMRLLCAPMRSNFRNEALQFLCIYIDPTIPAQTDTVDAQQFLVLRSIQGAPPTAADEPFVSPPPFAFNPQQQQPQEQSLDTDVEMADVAASGSNSSPAAELPAVIVGSEPWHMSFPNDWLPVITRDLQTQSEQSNRPQPPFSDAYISGMSAKRRKIIQSEKPTASVECLLANGVQRAIQSVGLGGSNGGSASSSSISMDTVIGSIAHDPTIQAAYTDAVRNSLKERIQRDVDFKASKYPQIAKFTEQK, encoded by the exons ATGCTCATAAACCTTAAGGTGAAGACCTTAGATGCGCGCATCCACGAATTCAGCATCGACAATGAG CTCACCATCCGCCAGTTCAAGGACCAAATAGCCGAGAAGACTAACATTGCGGCGGAGAACCAGCGTATCATCTACCAGGGTCGCGTTCTGGTCGATGATAAGCAGGTGAAGGAATATG ATGTGGATGGCAAGGTGCTCCATGTGGCCGAACGACCACCATTCTCGCAGCGCGGAGCCAACGCCCGCAACAATGATGAACCCATGCGAACCTTCCGCAATGTGGCACGTCCGCAGCCGCCCGGAATGCGCAATTCTCCGTACTTCCGCGCCATCGATGGCATGCTGGTGAGCACCATGGCCATACCGGTGAACAATGGTCCAGTAGCAGGG CAGGCACGTCCTCCTCCGAATCGTTATCCCAACTCGTCGTCCTTCTGCATTAACCGCATCACTGTCGCCCTGCACATGATCGATTGCGCTGACAATATAGCAGCTTATCTGGAAAATCCCGCCATTGGCCTGAACAATCAGTCACTGGACATTCTGCAGCGCGGTCGCTGGTCGATGGAGTCCACAGTCGTGGAAGTAGGTGTCTCCTCGACTGATCTGCCACGCAACAATAACATCATCGATATGGTCCAAGATGCCGTGACCGCTGCTCTTTCGCATACAGGAGCACGCAACTATACGGTGGTGCAGCTGCCCACGGTTTATACCAATGAGAATGGCGAGACCAGCCAGCAGGGAACTGCCGAAGCTGGAACCAGCGAAGGAGCAGCCAGTGGAGCTGCAAGTAATGCTAGTGGTGAAACCACAGCTGCTACTGTGATTATCGAGGATGTTATCGAAACGGACGACGAAGTGGCCGATGGAGCATCAGATCGTTCGGTCACGCCAACACCAGAGCCCGAGGCGGAAGGAGCAGTTGGTGGCCAGCTAGTCACTGCAGCAGAGACTCCCACATCCTCGGCTGGATCAGCAAATGACGCGGCTGCCGAAGGCGGCAACAACTCGGGACCCAGGCGCCGCACTCGTCCTCAGGTGTTGGCCCAAGTTATTCACCACTATCGTGCCGTACAGACTCGCTTGGCGCCTTTTGTTGATCGGTACTATGAGATTCTACAGAATGATCCCACTTTCGAGGACAGT GACACCGATGGTCGCGAGAACGCACAGCGCATCTTCGATCGCGTCTCGGAGGCTTTCCACTACCTTTCGCACGCCCAGCACGCTATATCCGATTTAATGCTTGACCTGTCGCAGCCAGGGCCACGTGTGCTCACCTGCCGACCCATTCTCGTCGAGCAGAGCGGCTACATACGCTCCAATAACATCTTTACGCCCAACTTTTTGGCACAGCCCTCGGGTATTATCAACGAGCCTTTCCGCAATAGAGCACCTGGTTCTGCCTCTGCAGCTGGCACTCAAACGGCCACCACCGCGGGAACTCAAACGGCGACCACCGCGGGCACTCAAACGGCCACCACCGCCGGCACTCAAACGCCCACCACCGCGGGCACTCCAACTGCTGTGCCACCGGCGCAGGCTGCCAATTTGCAGGCGGCCACCGATGCCAGTCGCAGTGCAGCGGCCATGGCGGAGATCGCCAGTCGAGCTGCTGGAGCCGCTGCGGAAATGGCTGCCGGAGCTGCAAGTGCGGCTGCTGGAGCTGCGAATGcggctgccgccgccgctcgCGATTTATCCAGTGATCCAGTAGAGGATCCCGTCGACGAGCCTATGGTAGCGCCAAATGCTGCAGGTGCGGCAACACCAGCACAAGAGCAACAGCGTCTCGAAATGG ATCCCCAATTGGAAATGGCTCGAATTATTCAGGCAATGGTTAATGGTCAACGCCCGAACGACGTCCATGTGGAATTCAATGCCCCCAACGTCATGTCGATTAACTTGCCCGTGCATGTGATGACGACCGTGCGACAGGCTCCGGCAGCTGGATCGAACGAAACAGCGGAACAGTCTGCGTCTGATTCCTCCTCCCCTGAAAGTGCTCCTGCATCGGGCAATGGAGAGTCTCCAAATGCAGCTTCAACATCAAGTGGAACACGCAGTGGCGATCAGAGGGCCAATACCTTGCCCACCACGGCCACCCAAACGCGCTCGACATCAAGACCACAGATTCAGATTGGCGGAAACAACAACTGGGGCGGACGCATTGCTCCGACACACACGGCATTCGACCGCTTTCTGCCTTGCAATAGTCATCACATTCGGGAACCAGAGCAGCTGCTCCAAAACAACAGTACCAGTCGCAGCACCTCGACAGCACCAGCAGGAGGAGCCAGCGTTCTTCCGCCTACATCTGCTGCAGTAACTCGTCCTG TCACCACTGGTCGCATCCAACGCGGCAGTAACACAATCCGCCCAATGTGGTCGTCGCGTCGCCAGCGACCAGCAAGCGAGCAACTAAGCAGCCTGGGACCGGCAGCCTGGGCGCAGGCGCAGACCCAAACCACTCATATTCCAAGTGCCCACGTTGGTGCTGGCAGTACCAATGGGGCCGGAGTCGGAGCCGGGAGAGTGCGGCCCGTGGGAGGATCAACCATCAATCGTGATCGGCTGGCGACTCGAACGGCCCACGTTGGCGGTGGCAGCACCAACGGAGGCTTGCCCTCTGGCCGACGGGGGCGACTACAGGCCGCCACCAGTCGCCTGTCCAGACATTTACCCACCCAACTCGCTAATTTTTTGATTAATAATATGAGAAATAATGCGCCAACAGCTTCGGTAGGCAGCGCAGTCGCCGCCGTCGGAAATACGGCCGCCTCACCATCAGGAGAAGCTGCCCCAATTGCTTCAACCACGCCAGCTGCTCCGCCACAAACTGCTTTGCCGACATCCACACTCACTCCTGGCGGAGACTCGAACAACCTGCGTTCGCAACTGCGCAGCTTCCTCAACGACAGCCTGTTTGTCGGAGTGCCCATCAACGAGCAGACTATCCCGGGGGCCATTGGTCGCGCACTAGACTGGTTCGGGGAGAGCCTGGTCTACCTGCCGCAGTACGAGCGTCCGGAGTACAACTCCCGCGACTCTGTGTGCAACATCCTGCGTGTCAGCCTCCGCTTGATCATCGAGCTTTGTAATGGAGCTCCGGCCGGTGTCGATAGTGCTCAGTTCGAGCAAAGTCTCAAACAGATCTGTGACCAGTTCCGCAAGCGTCTGTACAGCGTTCTCTTCCTGTGCCTTGGAAGCGCGAATGCCGAGCTCTACTGGCGCCAGCTAATGCGCCTGCTTTGCGCACCGATGCGATCCA ACTTCCGCAACGAAGCCCTGCAGTTTTTGTGCATCTACATAGACCCCACGATTCCCGCCCAGACTGACACAGTGGATGCCCAACAGTTCCTGGTTTTGCGCAGCATTCAAGGAGCTCCTCCAACAGCTGCCGACGAG CCATTTGTGTCGCCGCCGCCTTTTGCCTTCAacccacaacagcagcagccgcaagaGCAATCTCTGGATACGGATGTTGAGATGGCCGACGTGGccgccagcggcagcaacagttCACCGGCAGCCGAGCTACCAGCTGTGATTGTGGGCTCAGAGCCCTGGCACATGAGTTTCCCCAATGATTGGTTGCCTGTGATAACGCGCGACCTACAGACCCAGTCAGAG CAGAGTAATCGTCCCCAGCCGCCTTTCTCGGACGCCTATATCTCGGGCATGTCCGCCAAGCGCCGCAAGATAATTCAGTCGGAAAAGCCCACGGCCAGCGTGGAGTGTCTCTTAGCTAACGGAGTGCAGAGGGCTATCCAGAGCGTCGGCTTGGGTGGAAGCAATGGTGGTAGCGCCTCAAGTTCGTCGATCAGTATGGATACCGTAATCGGATCCATTGCTCACGACCCCACCATTCAGGCTGCCTACACGGATGCGGTGCGCAATAGTTTAAAAGAGCGTATCCAGCGGGATGTGGATTTTAAGGCCAGCAAGTATCCGCAGATTGCCAAGTTCACCGAGCAAAAGTAG